A genomic segment from Clostridium pasteurianum BC1 encodes:
- a CDS encoding aminotransferase class I/II-fold pyridoxal phosphate-dependent enzyme has product MIFSKKMDKLTSAIFSQLSDKKNKLIAEGAQVIDFSIGTPDIPPAPHVIETIVKESSKIENYIYSINDTDELLSSVQKWYGKRYGVNLEKDEIVSLLGSQSGFAELALALVNPGDIVLTPDPGYPIFTVGPYLAGAKIVKIPLLKENNYLINFNAIDEETAKKAKLMVLSYPNNPTAATAPHDFYVKLVAFAKKYNIIILHDNAYSELVFDDTEGGSFLSIPGAKDIAVEFNSLSKTYSIPGCRIAFAVGNKEIINQLKTLKSHVDYGMFLPFQKAAISALEGPQDYVQLVKNTYRERRDLLVNGLNKIGWPIDNTGGSMFVWAAIPPKYKSSLEFTFDLMEKTGVIVVPGSSFGEYGEGFVRFALVQNKEKIAKAIQNIELSGILEI; this is encoded by the coding sequence ATGATTTTTTCTAAAAAAATGGACAAACTCACTTCAGCTATATTTTCTCAGCTCAGTGACAAAAAAAATAAACTCATAGCTGAAGGTGCACAAGTGATAGATTTTAGCATTGGTACCCCAGATATACCACCAGCACCTCATGTTATTGAAACAATAGTTAAAGAATCAAGTAAAATAGAGAACTACATATATTCTATAAATGATACAGATGAATTACTGAGTTCAGTACAAAAATGGTATGGTAAAAGATATGGAGTAAACCTTGAAAAAGATGAAATAGTATCACTGCTTGGATCTCAAAGTGGCTTTGCAGAATTAGCTTTAGCCCTGGTTAATCCTGGTGACATAGTATTAACTCCTGATCCTGGCTATCCTATTTTTACTGTGGGACCTTATCTTGCCGGTGCAAAGATAGTCAAAATACCTTTGTTAAAAGAAAATAATTATCTAATTAACTTTAACGCCATAGATGAAGAAACAGCAAAAAAAGCAAAACTTATGGTGCTATCTTATCCCAATAACCCAACGGCAGCCACAGCCCCTCATGACTTTTATGTGAAGCTTGTAGCCTTCGCAAAAAAGTATAACATAATTATACTTCATGATAATGCCTATAGTGAGCTTGTATTTGATGATACAGAAGGCGGTAGTTTTTTGTCAATCCCTGGAGCTAAGGATATTGCCGTAGAATTTAACTCACTATCTAAAACTTACAGCATACCAGGCTGCAGAATTGCCTTTGCGGTTGGAAATAAAGAAATTATAAACCAATTAAAAACCTTAAAATCCCATGTAGACTACGGAATGTTTTTACCCTTTCAAAAAGCTGCAATTTCAGCTTTGGAAGGCCCTCAGGATTATGTCCAATTAGTAAAAAATACTTACAGAGAAAGAAGAGACCTCCTTGTAAATGGATTAAATAAAATTGGCTGGCCTATTGACAACACGGGAGGCAGTATGTTTGTATGGGCTGCCATTCCTCCAAAATATAAATCTTCCCTGGAATTTACTTTTGATCTCATGGAGAAAACAGGAGTTATTGTAGTTCCCGGCAGCAGCTTTGGAGAATATGGCGAAGGCTTTGTACGTTTTGCCCTTGTACAAAATAAGGAAAAAATAGCTAAGGCAATACAAAACATTGAGCTTAGTGGAATATTGGAAATCTAA
- a CDS encoding DUF2922 domain-containing protein, producing the protein MAHKLTLKFTTEEDGKYFSLSVDNVKQDANGQPSVTEAEVNSLMDLIIQKKIFSTKTGDITGKKDAKLVTTSSASFGLN; encoded by the coding sequence ATGGCACATAAACTAACTTTAAAATTTACTACTGAAGAAGATGGCAAATACTTCTCATTATCAGTAGACAATGTTAAGCAAGATGCAAATGGACAACCATCTGTAACTGAAGCAGAGGTAAACAGCCTAATGGATCTTATAATCCAAAAGAAAATTTTCTCCACAAAAACTGGAGATATAACTGGGAAAAAAGATGCCAAGCTAGTAACTACTTCTTCTGCAAGCTTTGGACTTAACTAA
- a CDS encoding DUF1659 domain-containing protein — protein sequence MAAALTKVSSSVVIVINTGKDANGKDTSKKLNLGAVTTTAAEQDIYDVASAIGNILNYPVQTIQKVDNSLLTNE from the coding sequence ATGGCAGCAGCACTAACTAAAGTTTCTTCTTCTGTAGTTATAGTAATAAACACAGGCAAAGATGCAAATGGAAAAGACACCAGCAAAAAATTAAACCTCGGAGCTGTAACCACTACAGCTGCAGAACAGGATATATATGACGTAGCTTCAGCTATTGGAAATATCCTTAACTATCCTGTACAGACAATTCAAAAAGTGGACAACAGTTTATTAACTAATGAGTAA
- a CDS encoding phage holin family protein, which translates to MLHWVWRLILVAIVLAVTSFLTPGFSIRGLWSFLLAAVIIIVVDYLIESFMGVDASPFGKGLKGFIISAIIIYLTQFIVPNMHASIIGAILAAIVIGIIDAVIPGRAM; encoded by the coding sequence ATGCTTCACTGGGTATGGAGATTGATATTAGTAGCAATTGTTTTAGCAGTAACATCATTTTTGACACCAGGCTTTTCAATTAGAGGATTATGGTCATTTCTACTAGCAGCAGTTATAATAATTGTAGTAGATTATTTGATAGAATCTTTTATGGGAGTTGATGCATCACCTTTTGGTAAAGGATTAAAGGGATTTATTATCTCTGCTATAATAATATATCTAACACAATTTATAGTTCCAAATATGCATGCATCTATAATAGGTGCAATACTAGCAGCTATAGTTATTGGAATAATAGATGCAGTTATTCCTGGCAGAGCAATGTAA
- a CDS encoding YvrJ family protein — protein MYDEIVKLINTVGFPIAVSLFLLIKLNGQLDTLIKSIHELKEEIAAVIKNQDRK, from the coding sequence ATGTATGACGAAATAGTCAAACTCATAAACACCGTTGGTTTCCCCATAGCAGTTAGTCTATTTCTTCTCATTAAGTTAAATGGACAGCTTGATACCCTAATCAAATCTATTCATGAATTAAAAGAAGAAATAGCTGCCGTTATAAAAAACCAGGACAGGAAGTAA
- the galU gene encoding UTP--glucose-1-phosphate uridylyltransferase GalU gives MSKIRKAVIPAAGLGTRFLPATKAQPKEMLPIVDKPTIQYIIEEAVASGIEEILIITGRNKRSIEDHFDKSVELELELESHNKVELLKIVKDITNLANIHFIRQKEPKGLGHAIHCAKSFVGEEPFAVMLGDDVVDAQVPCLKQLINCYNEYKTSILGVQQVEKNQVSKYGIVKNLNIERGVYKVKDLVEKPSVEEAPSNIAILGRYILMPDIFEVLEKTKPGKGDEIQLTDALKNLLGHQAIYAYEFKGRRYDVGDKFGYLQATVEMALKREDLREPFMKYLINLSDKEGWRKQDSKNYDEIAAGKADSIKSHLPKKSK, from the coding sequence ATGAGTAAAATAAGAAAGGCAGTAATACCAGCAGCAGGTCTTGGAACAAGATTTTTACCAGCTACAAAAGCCCAGCCAAAGGAAATGCTGCCAATAGTAGATAAACCAACCATACAGTACATAATAGAAGAAGCAGTGGCCTCTGGTATAGAAGAAATTCTTATAATTACAGGAAGAAATAAAAGATCTATAGAGGATCATTTTGATAAATCTGTAGAATTGGAATTAGAATTGGAAAGTCATAATAAGGTAGAATTACTAAAGATAGTAAAGGACATAACTAATCTGGCTAATATTCATTTTATAAGACAAAAAGAGCCTAAAGGACTTGGGCATGCTATTCATTGTGCAAAGAGTTTTGTGGGTGAAGAGCCTTTTGCGGTAATGCTTGGTGATGATGTAGTGGATGCTCAGGTACCATGCTTAAAGCAGCTTATAAATTGTTACAACGAATACAAAACATCTATTTTAGGGGTTCAGCAGGTAGAAAAAAATCAGGTGTCAAAATATGGAATAGTAAAAAATTTAAATATAGAAAGGGGAGTATATAAGGTAAAGGATTTGGTTGAAAAGCCAAGCGTGGAAGAAGCTCCTTCCAATATAGCAATCCTTGGAAGATATATACTAATGCCTGATATATTTGAAGTTTTGGAAAAAACTAAGCCGGGAAAAGGCGATGAAATACAGCTAACAGATGCATTGAAGAATCTCCTTGGGCATCAGGCTATCTATGCTTATGAATTCAAGGGAAGAAGATATGATGTAGGAGATAAATTTGGTTATTTACAGGCTACTGTGGAAATGGCACTAAAGAGAGAGGATTTGAGAGAACCTTTCATGAAATATTTAATAAATTTGTCTGACAAAGAGGGTTGGAGAAAACAAGATAGCAAAAACTATGATGAAATTGCAGCTGGCAAGGCAGATAGTATTAAGTCACATTTGCCTAAAAAAAGCAAATAG
- a CDS encoding sensor histidine kinase, whose translation MTGKFNLKDIIDMEEFQKIQDDIAYSTGTAIITTDCHGKPLTSHSMCTDFCRNIREKSNLRDLCEKCDSIGGLESVRRGSPYIYKCHMGIIDFAIPIIFKGEYLGSLMAGQVLTEESKLEALESIIEIHEKAANKDKIMDKYKNIPVIPYDKIQAIAKMIFSISNYIVDQGALKMLQQELSEKNVRFMKAEKIQTELEKELKDSQLKALQSQINPHFLFNTLNSISALALIEEAPRTKEVVCNLSEILRYTLKKTSAVVDLEDEINYITSYLNLQKIRFGSRLEFHIDVDDKYQKIKIPFMIIQPFVENSIIHGIGLKEDGGLIKIKAYKSCKALIISIEDNGVGIDEDKLELISGGKASEKDSSHGIGIVNVKQRMNYFYGKNYSVDITSSENKGTKVKIILFNNI comes from the coding sequence TTGACTGGAAAATTTAATTTAAAAGATATTATAGATATGGAGGAATTCCAAAAGATACAGGATGATATTGCCTATTCTACGGGCACGGCAATTATTACAACGGATTGCCATGGAAAACCATTGACCAGTCATAGTATGTGTACTGATTTTTGTAGAAATATTCGGGAAAAAAGTAATTTAAGAGACTTATGTGAGAAATGTGATTCTATAGGTGGACTAGAGTCAGTAAGGAGGGGAAGTCCATATATATATAAATGTCATATGGGAATTATAGATTTTGCAATTCCAATTATATTTAAAGGAGAATATCTTGGTAGTTTAATGGCAGGACAAGTCTTAACAGAGGAAAGTAAGCTTGAAGCATTGGAAAGTATTATTGAAATCCATGAAAAAGCAGCTAATAAAGATAAAATTATGGATAAGTATAAAAATATACCTGTTATACCCTACGATAAAATTCAGGCCATTGCTAAAATGATCTTTAGTATAAGTAATTATATTGTAGATCAGGGAGCTTTAAAAATGCTGCAGCAAGAACTTAGCGAGAAAAATGTAAGATTTATGAAGGCTGAGAAGATTCAAACAGAACTTGAAAAGGAATTAAAAGATTCACAGTTAAAGGCATTGCAATCCCAAATTAATCCTCATTTTTTATTTAATACTTTAAACAGCATTTCAGCGCTGGCGTTAATTGAAGAAGCTCCAAGAACAAAGGAAGTTGTTTGCAATCTATCAGAAATTCTCCGATATACATTAAAAAAGACAAGTGCAGTTGTAGATTTAGAAGATGAAATTAATTACATTACTTCTTATTTAAATTTACAGAAAATAAGATTTGGTTCAAGACTAGAATTTCACATTGATGTAGATGATAAATATCAGAAAATAAAGATTCCATTTATGATTATACAGCCTTTTGTTGAAAATTCTATAATTCATGGAATAGGATTAAAAGAAGACGGTGGATTGATAAAAATTAAAGCATATAAATCTTGTAAAGCTTTAATTATATCTATTGAAGATAACGGAGTGGGTATTGATGAGGACAAACTGGAATTAATAAGCGGTGGAAAAGCCAGTGAAAAAGACTCTTCCCATGGAATTGGAATTGTCAATGTTAAGCAAAGAATGAATTATTTCTATGGAAAAAATTATTCTGTTGATATAACCAGTTCAGAAAATAAAGGTACCAAAGTCAAAATAATATTGTTTAATAATATATAG
- a CDS encoding MIP/aquaporin family protein produces the protein MSKFIAEMLGTMILIILGDGVVANVVLNKTKAENSGWIVITTGWALAVAIPVFIFGNISGAHFNPAVTIGLAVIGKFPWNSVPIYVTAQLTGAFLGAVIVWIYYRPHFNVTENHDAKLSVFCTQPAIRDTFSNFISEFIGTFILVFSILGIGNTHMAEGLSPIVVGCIIWAIGLTLGGTTGYAINPVRDLGPRIAHYVLPIYKKGSSEWRYAWIPVIAPICGGIVGAALYKILF, from the coding sequence ATGTCAAAATTTATAGCCGAAATGTTAGGAACCATGATTCTCATTATCCTAGGCGATGGAGTTGTTGCCAATGTAGTATTAAATAAAACAAAAGCTGAAAATTCAGGATGGATAGTTATTACAACTGGATGGGCATTGGCAGTTGCTATACCTGTTTTTATATTTGGAAATATTAGCGGAGCCCATTTTAATCCAGCAGTAACAATTGGCCTGGCTGTAATAGGAAAATTTCCCTGGAATAGTGTACCCATATATGTAACTGCTCAATTAACAGGTGCTTTTCTTGGGGCTGTAATAGTCTGGATATATTATAGACCTCATTTTAATGTTACGGAAAATCATGACGCAAAACTTTCTGTATTCTGTACTCAGCCAGCTATTAGAGATACATTTTCAAATTTCATTTCTGAATTTATTGGTACCTTTATATTAGTTTTTTCAATATTGGGTATAGGAAATACACATATGGCGGAAGGGCTGTCACCTATAGTAGTTGGTTGTATTATCTGGGCAATTGGACTTACTTTAGGGGGAACAACAGGATATGCTATTAATCCTGTTAGAGATCTTGGGCCACGTATAGCCCACTATGTTTTGCCTATATATAAAAAAGGAAGCTCTGAATGGAGATATGCATGGATTCCAGTAATAGCACCTATATGTGGAGGAATAGTAGGGGCTGCATTGTATAAAATTTTATTTTGA
- a CDS encoding response regulator transcription factor, giving the protein MYKILLVDDEELQREALKIMLKNFKDAIEVIGEAQNGREAIELDEKLDPDIIFMDVRIPGIDGIKASEIIKNRNHNKIIIMITAYDDFNLIHKALLLNVNDYILKPVRDAQLNEVLNTQITTLKLHENKRKKAELKLADKDGYGEKNKLCSMEKDEADKENRNCINKALQPALKYIEENYRDEISLEKMANVTNLSMYYFSRLFKKEIGINFTTYVNQCKIKKAKEMLKYTDIPIVDIAAELGYYECGYFTKIFKKINGITPTNYRNIIKK; this is encoded by the coding sequence ATGTATAAAATATTATTAGTAGATGATGAAGAATTACAGAGAGAAGCTTTAAAAATTATGTTAAAAAACTTTAAGGATGCAATAGAAGTTATAGGTGAGGCACAAAATGGTAGAGAAGCTATAGAATTGGATGAAAAATTAGATCCAGATATAATTTTTATGGATGTAAGAATTCCTGGAATAGATGGTATTAAAGCTTCAGAAATAATTAAAAATAGAAATCATAATAAAATAATTATAATGATTACAGCCTACGATGATTTTAATTTAATTCACAAAGCTTTGCTACTAAATGTAAACGATTATATATTAAAGCCTGTAAGAGATGCACAATTAAATGAGGTTCTAAATACACAAATTACCACATTAAAACTTCATGAAAATAAAAGAAAAAAAGCAGAGTTGAAATTAGCTGACAAGGATGGTTATGGCGAAAAAAATAAATTATGTTCTATGGAAAAGGATGAAGCAGATAAAGAAAATAGAAATTGCATAAATAAGGCTTTACAACCTGCACTAAAATATATAGAGGAAAATTACAGAGATGAAATAAGTCTGGAAAAGATGGCTAACGTTACTAATCTCAGTATGTATTATTTTAGCAGATTATTTAAAAAAGAAATAGGAATTAATTTTACAACTTACGTAAATCAATGCAAAATAAAAAAAGCAAAGGAAATGCTGAAATATACAGATATACCAATAGTGGATATAGCTGCAGAACTTGGATATTATGAATGTGGATATTTTACAAAAATCTTTAAAAAAATTAATGGAATAACGCCCACTAATTATAGAAACATTATTAAAAAATAG
- the glpK gene encoding glycerol kinase GlpK, which produces MNKYVMALDQGTTGSKCIIFDEGGNIVTSAQKESTQIYPKAGWVEHSPMEIWATQFSVAAEAMAKSNILAEDIAGIGITNQRETTIIWDKRTGVPVYNAIVWQCRRTAEFCDELREQGFEDVIREKTGLMLDAYFSATKIKWILDNVQGAREEAERGNLLFGNVDTWLIWNLTKGKVHVTDYTNASRTMLYNIYDLKWDDELLDIFGIPKSMLPEVKPSSCIYGNTDEVIFGKPIPICGDAGDQQASLFGQTCFNEGTAKNTYGTGCFILLNTGEKAVKSKNGLITTIAAGVNGKIEYALEGSIFMGGASIQWLRDELRMIKSAKDTEEYAEAVEDTNGVYVVPAFVGLGAPYWDPYARGTIVGLTRGAKKEHLIRATLEALAYQTYDVLKAMEEDSDIKLKILKVDGGACVNNFLMQFHADLLNIKVDRPKVVQTTAMGAAYLAGLAVGYWKDREDITRNRETSRIFTPNMEESKREDLLKHWHAAVDRSRNWCNASNE; this is translated from the coding sequence GTGAATAAATATGTAATGGCTTTAGATCAGGGAACTACAGGTTCAAAATGTATTATTTTTGATGAAGGTGGTAATATAGTCACCAGTGCACAAAAAGAATCTACTCAGATATATCCAAAAGCTGGATGGGTTGAACATAGTCCTATGGAAATATGGGCTACACAGTTCAGTGTGGCAGCGGAGGCAATGGCAAAAAGTAATATATTAGCTGAGGATATAGCAGGAATTGGTATAACAAATCAGAGAGAAACTACAATTATTTGGGATAAGAGAACGGGAGTCCCAGTATATAATGCAATAGTTTGGCAGTGCAGAAGGACAGCAGAGTTCTGTGATGAACTTAGGGAACAAGGATTTGAAGATGTTATAAGAGAGAAAACAGGATTGATGCTGGATGCATATTTTTCAGCAACAAAAATTAAATGGATTTTGGATAATGTTCAAGGAGCCAGAGAGGAAGCAGAAAGAGGTAATTTATTATTTGGAAATGTGGATACCTGGCTAATTTGGAATCTGACAAAGGGTAAGGTTCATGTAACCGATTACACAAATGCATCAAGAACTATGTTATATAATATTTACGACTTAAAGTGGGATGATGAATTACTTGATATATTTGGTATTCCAAAATCTATGCTTCCAGAAGTAAAACCCTCCAGCTGTATTTATGGTAATACCGATGAAGTCATATTTGGGAAACCTATTCCCATATGTGGAGATGCAGGGGATCAACAGGCATCTTTGTTTGGCCAGACTTGCTTTAATGAAGGAACTGCAAAAAATACCTATGGTACTGGATGCTTTATACTCTTAAATACAGGAGAGAAGGCTGTAAAATCTAAAAATGGCTTGATTACTACAATAGCTGCTGGAGTAAATGGAAAGATAGAATATGCATTGGAAGGAAGCATATTTATGGGTGGAGCTTCCATTCAGTGGCTAAGAGATGAGCTTAGAATGATTAAAAGTGCAAAAGACACTGAAGAATACGCAGAGGCTGTAGAAGATACCAATGGAGTTTATGTAGTTCCTGCCTTTGTAGGACTTGGTGCTCCTTATTGGGATCCCTATGCAAGAGGTACTATAGTAGGGCTTACGAGAGGTGCTAAAAAGGAACATTTAATCAGAGCCACATTAGAAGCTTTGGCATATCAGACCTATGACGTGTTAAAAGCTATGGAAGAGGATTCTGATATAAAATTGAAAATCTTAAAAGTAGATGGAGGAGCCTGCGTTAATAATTTCCTTATGCAGTTCCATGCTGATCTTTTAAATATCAAAGTAGACAGACCTAAAGTAGTACAGACTACGGCAATGGGAGCGGCTTATCTTGCAGGACTAGCAGTGGGATATTGGAAAGACAGAGAAGACATTACAAGAAACAGAGAAACCTCAAGAATATTTACTCCAAATATGGAAGAGTCAAAAAGAGAAGATTTATTGAAACATTGGCATGCAGCGGTAGATAGATCGAGGAATTGGTGTAATGCAAGTAATGAATAA